Proteins encoded together in one Bacteroidota bacterium window:
- the ltrA gene encoding group II intron reverse transcriptase/maturase: MRKDIGRQKITALGQLDLFSTPWSPAGKPADGIGDGQPCRDELSSRLKEQHARTANITERIVDVANLNKAMLQVERNKGSGGVDGMEVTELCDWLVMNLEPLQKSLLNGTFAPSAVRRCEVPKASGGSRILGIPTVIDRMVQQAIHQQLGILYDPYFSESSFGFRPNRSAHDAIQQASKYVREGKEWAVMIDFESFFDLINHDRLMTRLCKGVGDKRLLRLINAFLKAGMLEGGVESQRVAGTPQGGPLSPLLSNIVLDELDKELESRGLAFCRYADDCTIYVRSRRAGERVLKSVIKYVEDVLKLKVNTAKSGVRHCSQAKFLGYTLLAGGNKRVADKSIDRLKTKVKEITKRNRGVKFEQIIGELNSVILGWSQYFRLANRWLSVLRDLDSWIRRKLRCYRLKQCGRRFTLYKLLRSHGKSERESWNVVMYAQGWWNMSDKRHVRTAMDIKWFLAQGLHSLEYRVTAKS; encoded by the coding sequence ATGCGTAAAGACATAGGTCGTCAGAAAATAACCGCCTTGGGCCAACTGGACTTGTTCAGCACCCCTTGGAGTCCTGCCGGGAAACCAGCCGACGGAATCGGCGATGGCCAGCCGTGCAGGGATGAATTGTCTTCGCGATTGAAGGAACAGCACGCCCGAACCGCAAACATCACAGAACGGATCGTAGATGTTGCAAACCTGAACAAGGCAATGCTCCAAGTGGAGCGCAACAAGGGGAGTGGTGGCGTGGATGGAATGGAAGTAACCGAACTGTGTGATTGGCTGGTAATGAACCTGGAACCACTGCAAAAGTCGCTGCTCAATGGCACCTTCGCACCAAGCGCCGTGCGCAGGTGCGAGGTGCCCAAGGCAAGCGGCGGCAGCAGGATTTTGGGCATCCCAACCGTGATCGACAGAATGGTACAACAAGCCATCCACCAGCAACTGGGCATCCTTTACGACCCCTATTTCAGCGAGAGCAGTTTTGGCTTCCGTCCCAACCGATCGGCACACGATGCGATTCAACAAGCGTCGAAATATGTCCGAGAGGGAAAGGAATGGGCAGTGATGATCGACTTCGAAAGCTTCTTTGACCTGATCAACCATGACCGCCTGATGACGCGGCTTTGCAAAGGGGTGGGGGACAAACGCCTCCTGCGCCTGATCAATGCCTTTCTGAAAGCCGGGATGTTGGAAGGCGGTGTGGAGAGCCAACGTGTGGCGGGAACGCCCCAAGGCGGGCCATTGTCGCCGCTTCTGTCCAACATCGTACTGGACGAACTGGACAAGGAGCTTGAAAGCCGCGGTCTTGCCTTTTGCCGCTACGCCGACGACTGCACCATCTACGTGCGGAGCAGGCGGGCGGGAGAACGGGTGCTGAAATCGGTGATCAAGTATGTCGAAGACGTACTGAAACTGAAAGTCAACACGGCCAAAAGCGGCGTGAGACACTGCTCACAGGCGAAATTCCTTGGTTACACGCTTCTCGCCGGCGGCAATAAACGGGTGGCTGACAAGTCCATCGACCGCTTAAAGACAAAGGTGAAGGAGATAACCAAACGGAACCGGGGCGTAAAGTTCGAGCAGATAATCGGGGAACTCAACTCGGTGATCCTGGGGTGGTCGCAATACTTCCGGCTCGCAAACAGATGGCTCAGTGTACTGCGTGATCTTGACAGCTGGATACGCCGCAAGCTTCGATGCTACCGTCTGAAACAATGCGGCAGGCGGTTCACTCTCTACAAGCTACTGCGTTCCCATGGCAAATCCGAACGCGAAAGCTGGAATGTCGTGATGTACGCGCAAGGTTGGTGGAATATGAGCGACAAACGCCACGTCAGGACCGCAATGGACATCAAATGGTTCCTTGCACAAGGTTTGCACTCACTCGAATACCGTGTGACAGCGAAAAGCTGA
- a CDS encoding transposase family protein yields the protein MAYLLENLGITPSRQVWVCDITYIRTKGGFLYLFLITDAYSHKVMGFHLSHTMEAKGAVSALRMHFRNGFTPKGS from the coding sequence GTGGCCTATCTCCTTGAAAATCTAGGAATTACACCAAGCCGGCAGGTTTGGGTCTGCGACATCACTTACATTCGAACGAAGGGTGGTTTTCTGTACCTGTTCTTGATCACCGATGCCTATTCGCACAAGGTAATGGGCTTCCACCTGAGCCACACGATGGAGGCTAAGGGTGCGGTGTCCGCGCTGCGCATGCATTTTCGCAACGGATTTACCCCGAAAGGAAGCTGA